From the Pseudanabaena sp. FACHB-2040 genome, the window GGTGTCCGCGAACAAGACATCGACGGTGCCTATGCCCTCATTCTGGAGTTCAACTCCGAAACCGTTCCTTTCACAACCTGGCAGGCGAAGCAGGACAAGATTGAGCGATTCTTTGGCCCCAACGTTCGCGCAAACCTAACTCAGCCGGCAGAAGATCGAGTTGAGCTGGCTCTGATCGCGCAGCTTGAACCAGCAGTGGTGCAGGGATAGTTTTAAGGCAGGAGGGGAGCAGAGGATCAGGAAACAGAAGATAAGACGGTTCCGCATCTCCTTAACCTTCTCTCCGCGTTCCCCGCTCCCTGCGTCTCCTCTCAATTGGCCTGTCGGATGTACTCAAGAATCCCTTCTGCGATCGCACTGCCCATACGCGCCTGCCAGCCCGGGTTTGCTAGCTGAGGGGCGTCAATCGCTCCGGTGACAAACCCTGTCTCGATCAGTACTGCGGGCATAGAGGAGCGACGCAGCACATAGAAGCGGGCCTGACGGGTGCCGCGATCGCCCATGCCTGTCAGGCTGATCACTCGGCGGTGTAGAACTTCGGCAAAGCTGGCTCCCATGTCGGAGTAGTAGTAGGTTTCCAGCCCGTTAACTTCGGGTCGGTCCATGCTAATAGCGTTGGCGTGGATGCTGACAAACAGGCTGGCGTTGGCCTGTTCGGCAATGTCAACCCGAGGCTGCAGGTCAATCTCTTGATCCCCCTGACGGGTTAGCAGCACGGTAATACCTTGGGCCTGTAGTGCTGCCGCTACCTGCTGGGTTACAGCCATCACTACCAGCTTTTCCTGTAGCCCGCCAATCCCAACTGCCCCTGGATCAGCGCCGCCATGACCCGGATCAAGCACCACGACTGTTCGACCACGGGGTACAGATCGAGGGTTGGCGGGCTGGCTGGAGATTGGGGGGTTAATCGGCGGCAGCGTCAGTGGCTGGGGGTTGGATGAGGCTGGGCGGCTAGTTGGTGGTTGCCCCTGGGGTGCGCCTGAGCCAATCGGGGGCAAGGTGATGGGCCGGGTTTGGGGCGTTGCCTGAGGTGGCGCTACAGCTTGACCGGGGGCTGTTCCTGCGGGCAGCAGCACAATGCCGCCCTGTCGAATCGGCGTGACCTGCCAATCGGGTGCATTGGCATCGAGGCTAAGAATAATGCGAACCGCAGGCGGGGTAGTGCCAAACTGGGTCAGGCTCCAGGCACTGACTCCATACTGGTTATTGGGCAGTGGTTGAGAGTTTAGGGTGCTGGCGAGCTGAGCATTGAGCACATCGACCACTAGCTGGCGGGTTTGGTTGCGATCGCGCACTCGATACACCTGCACCTGAGGCGCAGATCCTCCGGTTTGAATAAAAAAGCCGTTGGGCGTGGTCACAACGCTCTGCAGCTGAGTGGAGGCTGACGGTGCGTAGGCTGTCTCGGTCTGCTTAGGCTGTGCCGCAGGGACTGGCTCGGCTGCTTTGGGTGGGCCAATCTGTAGGCTAGCCTGAGAGTCGGACTGGGGGCCAAGCTGAGGTAAATGAATCCTCCCAGCCCCCGGTACTGCGGGCACTCCAGGGGGCCTAAGCGGTGAGGGCGGACGAATCTCTGGCGGCAGATGGACGGAGAATGCGTTGGGCTGAGCTGCATCGGGC encodes:
- a CDS encoding N-acetylmuramoyl-L-alanine amidase, whose protein sequence is MRLNRLIASLMGVAGVCAVGVPAKAAQLQSWQFDASQNRLTFTTDSSVQPRARLLSNPHRLVVELPGITSEQVPTNQMIGGAVREVRLEQSEGQATLMILELNPEYAVKPQQIQVWGVTPQQWVVQLPDAAQPNAFSVHLPPEIRPPSPLRPPGVPAVPGAGRIHLPQLGPQSDSQASLQIGPPKAAEPVPAAQPKQTETAYAPSASTQLQSVVTTPNGFFIQTGGSAPQVQVYRVRDRNQTRQLVVDVLNAQLASTLNSQPLPNNQYGVSAWSLTQFGTTPPAVRIILSLDANAPDWQVTPIRQGGIVLLPAGTAPGQAVAPPQATPQTRPITLPPIGSGAPQGQPPTSRPASSNPQPLTLPPINPPISSQPANPRSVPRGRTVVVLDPGHGGADPGAVGIGGLQEKLVVMAVTQQVAAALQAQGITVLLTRQGDQEIDLQPRVDIAEQANASLFVSIHANAISMDRPEVNGLETYYYSDMGASFAEVLHRRVISLTGMGDRGTRQARFYVLRRSSMPAVLIETGFVTGAIDAPQLANPGWQARMGSAIAEGILEYIRQAN